A single genomic interval of Chrysemys picta bellii isolate R12L10 chromosome 8, ASM1138683v2, whole genome shotgun sequence harbors:
- the RNF44 gene encoding RING finger protein 44 isoform X2, with the protein MLHPAAHPPHQSPFMVDLHEQVHQGPVPLSYTVTTVTTQGFPIHAGQHIPGCSAQQLPACSMMFSGQHYPLCCLPPPLIQACAMQQLPVSYQTFPPILSSDHYILHPPPPVPPHQPPHMAPLGQFLPLQAQHPRMPLQRIDNEVELRGEQHAIGGFAYPPSPHAPALSPSVPLHYLPHDPLHQELPFGVPYPPMMPRRLNTQRYRLQQPLPPPPPPPPPYYPSFLPYFLSMLPVSPTAVGPTLSLDLDVDDVEMENYEALLNLAERLGEAKPRGLTKADIEHLPSYRFNPESHQSEQSLCVVCFSDFEARQLLRVLPCNHEFHAKCVDKWLKANRTCPICRADASEVHREAE; encoded by the exons ATGCTTCACCCAGCCGCTCACCCGCCCCACCAGAGCCCATTCATGGTGGATCTCCACGAGCAg GTGCACCAGGGCCCCGTCCCCCTCTCCTACACGGTGACCACGGTAACGACGCAGGGCTTTCCTATCCACGCAGGCCAGCACATCCCCGGGTGCAGCGcgcagcagctcccagcatgctCCATGATGTTCAGCGGGCAGCACTACCCACTCTGCTGCCTCCCGCCCCCT ctcATCCAGGCATGTGCCATGCAGCAGCTGCCCGTCTCCTACCAGACGTTCCCGCCCATCCTCTCCAGCGACCATTACATCCTGCACCCGCCCCCGCCGGTGCCGCCGCACCAGCCCCCACACATGGCCCCCCTCGGCCAGTTCCTGCCGCTGCAGGCCCAGCACCCGCGCATG cctctgcagagGATAGACAATGAGGTGGAGTTGCGAGGGGAGCAGCATGCCATCGGGGGCTTCGCCTACCCgccctctccccacgccccagcgCTGTCCCCCTCTGTCCCGCTGCATTACCTCCCCCACGACCCGCTGCACCAGGAGCTGCCGTTTGGCGTG ccatACCCACCCATGATGCCACGGCGACTGAATACCCAGCGATACCGACTGCAGCAGCCACTGCCGCCCCCCCCACCACCGCCCCCCCCCTACTACCCGAGCTTCCTGCCGTACTTCCT ctcgaTGCTCCCCGTGTCGCCGACGGCCGTGGGGCCCACGCTCAGCCTCGACCTGGACGTGGACGATGTGGAGATGGAGAATTACGAG GCGTTACTGAACCTGGCTGAGCGGCTGGGCGAGGCCAAGCCGCGGGGCCTCACCAAAGCAGACATCGAACACCTCCCATCGTACCGCTTCAACCCCGAGAGCCACCAGTCGGAGCAGAGCCT GTGCGTCGTGTGCTTCAGTGACTTCGAAGCCAGGCAGCTGCTGCGGGTCCTGCCCTGCAACCACGAGTTCCACGCCAAGTGTGTCGACAAATGGTTAAAG gcGAACCGCACGTGCCCGATCTGCCGGGCGGACGCGTCCGAGGTGCACCGGGAGGCCGAGTGA
- the RNF44 gene encoding RING finger protein 44 isoform X1, with translation MRPWELAVNRRPPSAPFNPRRFSGGPCSSPEHLRRSPPSRRPWGRRDRPLQTLLAQDENYLRPAFPPQQQHLPVDEPRAYALTSTPPRMLHPAAHPPHQSPFMVDLHEQVHQGPVPLSYTVTTVTTQGFPIHAGQHIPGCSAQQLPACSMMFSGQHYPLCCLPPPLIQACAMQQLPVSYQTFPPILSSDHYILHPPPPVPPHQPPHMAPLGQFLPLQAQHPRMPLQRIDNEVELRGEQHAIGGFAYPPSPHAPALSPSVPLHYLPHDPLHQELPFGVPYPPMMPRRLNTQRYRLQQPLPPPPPPPPPYYPSFLPYFLSMLPVSPTAVGPTLSLDLDVDDVEMENYEALLNLAERLGEAKPRGLTKADIEHLPSYRFNPESHQSEQSLCVVCFSDFEARQLLRVLPCNHEFHAKCVDKWLKANRTCPICRADASEVHREAE, from the exons ATGCGACCATGGGAACTGGCAGTCAATAGGCggcctccctctgcccccttcaACCCGCGGCGTTTCTcggggggaccctgcagcagccccGAGCACCTCAGGCGAAG CCCCCCTTCCAGGCGTCCGTGGGGACGACGCGACCGACCTCTGCAAACCCTGCTAGCCCAGGATGAGAACTACCTGCGCCCTGCCTtccccccgcagcagcagcacctccctGTAGATGAGCCCCGAGCGTACGCTCTCACCAGCACGCCACCACGAATGCTTCACCCAGCCGCTCACCCGCCCCACCAGAGCCCATTCATGGTGGATCTCCACGAGCAg GTGCACCAGGGCCCCGTCCCCCTCTCCTACACGGTGACCACGGTAACGACGCAGGGCTTTCCTATCCACGCAGGCCAGCACATCCCCGGGTGCAGCGcgcagcagctcccagcatgctCCATGATGTTCAGCGGGCAGCACTACCCACTCTGCTGCCTCCCGCCCCCT ctcATCCAGGCATGTGCCATGCAGCAGCTGCCCGTCTCCTACCAGACGTTCCCGCCCATCCTCTCCAGCGACCATTACATCCTGCACCCGCCCCCGCCGGTGCCGCCGCACCAGCCCCCACACATGGCCCCCCTCGGCCAGTTCCTGCCGCTGCAGGCCCAGCACCCGCGCATG cctctgcagagGATAGACAATGAGGTGGAGTTGCGAGGGGAGCAGCATGCCATCGGGGGCTTCGCCTACCCgccctctccccacgccccagcgCTGTCCCCCTCTGTCCCGCTGCATTACCTCCCCCACGACCCGCTGCACCAGGAGCTGCCGTTTGGCGTG ccatACCCACCCATGATGCCACGGCGACTGAATACCCAGCGATACCGACTGCAGCAGCCACTGCCGCCCCCCCCACCACCGCCCCCCCCCTACTACCCGAGCTTCCTGCCGTACTTCCT ctcgaTGCTCCCCGTGTCGCCGACGGCCGTGGGGCCCACGCTCAGCCTCGACCTGGACGTGGACGATGTGGAGATGGAGAATTACGAG GCGTTACTGAACCTGGCTGAGCGGCTGGGCGAGGCCAAGCCGCGGGGCCTCACCAAAGCAGACATCGAACACCTCCCATCGTACCGCTTCAACCCCGAGAGCCACCAGTCGGAGCAGAGCCT GTGCGTCGTGTGCTTCAGTGACTTCGAAGCCAGGCAGCTGCTGCGGGTCCTGCCCTGCAACCACGAGTTCCACGCCAAGTGTGTCGACAAATGGTTAAAG gcGAACCGCACGTGCCCGATCTGCCGGGCGGACGCGTCCGAGGTGCACCGGGAGGCCGAGTGA